The window CAAAACTAAAAATCTACAGTAGAAATAGAGTAAAAGAAGTCCACCACAACCTCACTTTTCAATGAAAGCCACAATCCACATGATCTCGTTTTGGGATGCAGAAAGATCACGGCCCCTTTTCTCAAAAGAAGATTTCTCTAAGCCCTAACTCACCCCATACCCAGCTCACTCCGAGCCTTGCCAGTTGCCACTCTCTCCCAAAACGACCCCACCTAGCAGTCTCTCCACCTAATCCCTCTGGCTAGTTCAGTCAGTCGTATCTTGCCAAATTTCAAATCTTGATTGACACGCATGTCTTGGATCACCCCTCCGCAGAAGGGTCTGTCTTGTCGTAGCTTACTCGGCAGTCCCGATCATGTATGTACTAACATGCGTTGCCCTTACCCATGAGCTCCCCCGGCCTTGCAAGCCGAACTCAAAATTATCGAACTTGGTGAATgcaaggggggggggggggggagggggagggtCCCCGTATGATGGATCCAAAAGGCAAAGTACAGAGTGAGGTGCAATTATTAAAGCCATGAATTTCATCCTAAGCAAGTGAGAAAAGAGactacataattaaaaaaaaaacatcatttgtaCATAATCCACTTTAAGTGACCGATTCTCACTGTTATTGTGTtagataacaaaaggaaaaaaaaaaaaaaggcccttCTCTTTCACCTTTCtttatctctttctctttctctctttctcttcataTATTGATCCCCCTCAATTTCTACAGAGCTCTCCTTTCttattctctctctcaaatATGAAAGACTCGTagcgagagagagagtggtAGAATCACACAGAAAGTACTAGCCATGAAGGACACCATAAGGTGTTGTATCTCTTGCATTCTACCATGCGGAGCTCTTGATGTAATCAGAATAGTACACTCTAATGGTCGTGTAGAAGAGATCAGTGGAACAGTCCGAGCTTGTGAGATCATGAAAGCATATCCAAAACATATCTTGAAAAAGCCATCTGCACCATCTGATGATGGGGTTGTTCCAAAGATTGTTATAGTCCCACCAGATGCAGAGCTACAACGTGGAAAGATTTACTTTTTGATGCCAGCTCCACCAGCACAGGAATCCAAGAGTTCTCGATCATCAAGAGGTTCCGGTacgagaaagaaaagaagagagataaGCAATAATAACAGAAGTGAAAGCAACAACTCGACCCATCACGGTACCGACTCCATTTCAATGACAACAAACCTTCTCATTTCTGATCAGTATTTGAGTGAGATTCTATCGGAAAAGATATCAACCCAGAGAGATCGAAGAAGAGGCCGTGTTGGTGTGTGGAGACCCCATTTAGAAAGCATATCAGAGGCACCATATGATGCATAAATAAAAGAGTCCGGCTCATGTCAAGTTATATCAAATTCTTGTttacttttttctctttgtgaTTCATTTTAGaggttcttttaattttcactaGGGCTCATCAGGAAGTTTcttctcattcaaattttattttctttcatttttcttctttctagtGTATATAGAGGCAtatagagaaaaacaaaaataatgcaaaagcTGGGGAGTCAAAGTTTGGAAATTGTGGAGA of the Populus nigra chromosome 7, ddPopNigr1.1, whole genome shotgun sequence genome contains:
- the LOC133698971 gene encoding uncharacterized protein LOC133698971, with protein sequence MKDTIRCCISCILPCGALDVIRIVHSNGRVEEISGTVRACEIMKAYPKHILKKPSAPSDDGVVPKIVIVPPDAELQRGKIYFLMPAPPAQESKSSRSSRGSGTRKKRREISNNNRSESNNSTHHGTDSISMTTNLLISDQYLSEILSEKISTQRDRRRGRVGVWRPHLESISEAPYDA